The Candidatus Hydrogenedentota bacterium genome includes a window with the following:
- a CDS encoding PQQ-like beta-propeller repeat protein, with product MRVKRSFCKTLSAFAWATLFIGGSLNAPAQAEEWVQFRGPNSAGISTATGLPTTWASDQNVVWSTKLPGPGGSSPIIVGDKIFVTSYTGYAESIENPGDMNNLVRHLICLERGSGKILWTKEFKAKMPESEYVGGNNTRHGYATSTPVSDGKSLFVFFGISGFYAFDLDGNPLWEADLGSATDGWGSATSPILYKNTVIVNAGVESEKLVALDKATGKVVWSTGGMTKTWASPVLVDVGGATELVLSLPEKLAGYDPETGKELWFCKGVPDFYVCPSVVAGDGVVYATGGRKSATLAVRAGGRGDVSGSHVLWTVEKGNNVTSPVLLDGYLYWLHESRGVAYCVDVKTGAVVYEGELDPKPGLLYASITAVDGKLYAPSQTGGTYVLAAKPQFEQLAVNKFADDPSRVNATIAVSNNQFILRTDQAIYCIGQ from the coding sequence ATGCGAGTGAAACGTAGCTTCTGCAAGACCCTGAGCGCTTTCGCCTGGGCGACACTTTTCATCGGAGGTTCTCTGAACGCCCCGGCGCAGGCCGAGGAGTGGGTGCAGTTTCGCGGCCCGAACAGTGCCGGCATCAGCACCGCCACTGGGTTGCCCACCACCTGGGCTAGCGACCAGAACGTGGTCTGGAGCACCAAACTCCCCGGCCCCGGAGGTTCCAGCCCCATCATCGTCGGGGACAAGATTTTTGTCACCAGTTACACCGGCTATGCCGAGTCCATCGAGAACCCGGGCGATATGAATAACCTCGTCCGCCACTTGATCTGCCTTGAACGCGGCTCCGGCAAGATTCTCTGGACAAAAGAGTTCAAGGCAAAGATGCCGGAGTCCGAATATGTGGGCGGAAACAACACCCGTCACGGTTACGCCACCAGCACACCCGTCAGCGACGGCAAGAGCCTGTTTGTGTTCTTCGGAATTTCCGGCTTTTATGCTTTCGACTTGGACGGCAATCCCCTCTGGGAAGCCGATCTGGGTTCGGCCACGGACGGCTGGGGTTCTGCTACCTCCCCGATTCTCTACAAGAACACGGTTATCGTGAATGCCGGTGTCGAAAGTGAAAAGCTTGTCGCCCTCGACAAGGCCACGGGCAAGGTCGTCTGGAGCACGGGTGGCATGACCAAGACCTGGGCCTCGCCGGTTCTCGTGGACGTGGGCGGAGCCACCGAACTGGTGCTCAGCCTTCCCGAAAAGCTGGCGGGCTATGACCCCGAAACGGGCAAGGAACTCTGGTTTTGCAAGGGCGTGCCCGACTTCTACGTGTGCCCTTCCGTTGTTGCGGGCGACGGCGTGGTCTATGCCACGGGTGGCCGCAAGTCCGCCACCCTCGCGGTGCGCGCCGGCGGCCGGGGCGACGTGTCCGGCAGCCACGTCCTCTGGACCGTCGAAAAGGGCAACAATGTCACCTCACCGGTGCTTCTCGACGGATACCTCTACTGGCTCCATGAGTCCCGCGGCGTCGCCTACTGCGTGGATGTGAAGACGGGCGCCGTCGTTTACGAAGGCGAACTGGATCCGAAGCCGGGCCTCCTCTACGCGTCCATCACCGCTGTTGACGGCAAGCTCTATGCCCCTTCGCAGACCGGTGGCACCTACGTGCTCGCGGCCAAACCCCAGTTTGAGCAACTCGCCGTCAACAAGTTCGCCGACGATCCGTCCCGCGTGAATGCCACGATCGCCGTATCGAACAATCAGTTTATCCTGCGCACCGATCAGGCCATTTACTGCATCGGGCAGTAA
- a CDS encoding DUF3616 domain-containing protein yields MSRYGSPIIAVRRGAYLLLVAALTFAGGRPTQGEETGVKADNTPTVGAPLTVKERRMELSGCAVVDGGVLVVEDELIGAVLLLEHLRAAPLELSTVKLERKKKARAPYADAFKLFPFQDFEDIASDGATQVYFIGSHQGKDGERRPDREFLLHGEWDEKDRELKVVGEQYGLLEMIAPALERLGCAVGLSATEVNPNLNIEGLALNGAQLFIGFRAPLTADGKAILLSTAATSALAGKGTVDHAVMELDGGGIRALDWDPVRGRLLIISGASGEASGGAPSAALWEYDPATGVTSKMLEFEPELARKSPEGVCRLPEQAGGRLLVVLDGEGSESGAEFIEIED; encoded by the coding sequence TTGTCTCGATACGGAAGTCCCATCATTGCCGTACGTCGGGGGGCGTACTTACTTCTCGTCGCGGCGCTTACCTTTGCGGGCGGCCGCCCGACCCAGGGGGAGGAGACCGGCGTGAAAGCCGACAATACCCCCACGGTTGGCGCACCCCTGACCGTTAAAGAGCGCCGCATGGAGTTGTCGGGCTGCGCCGTCGTCGATGGCGGCGTGCTCGTGGTGGAGGATGAATTGATCGGCGCGGTTCTCCTCCTCGAGCACTTGCGCGCGGCCCCCCTGGAACTTTCCACGGTGAAGCTGGAGCGAAAGAAGAAGGCGCGCGCGCCCTACGCGGATGCTTTCAAACTCTTTCCTTTTCAAGACTTCGAAGACATCGCGAGCGATGGCGCCACGCAGGTGTATTTCATCGGTTCACATCAGGGAAAAGACGGGGAGCGCCGGCCGGATCGCGAGTTTCTTCTCCACGGGGAATGGGACGAGAAGGATCGGGAACTCAAGGTCGTCGGTGAACAGTATGGACTGCTGGAGATGATTGCGCCCGCCCTTGAGCGCCTGGGGTGCGCCGTGGGACTCAGCGCGACCGAGGTCAACCCCAATCTGAACATTGAAGGACTCGCCCTGAACGGCGCACAGCTATTCATCGGGTTTCGCGCTCCACTTACGGCCGATGGAAAGGCCATCCTCCTCTCCACGGCCGCGACTTCGGCCCTGGCGGGCAAGGGGACCGTGGACCATGCGGTCATGGAGCTGGATGGCGGCGGAATCCGCGCCCTCGACTGGGATCCCGTGCGCGGTCGACTTCTTATCATAAGTGGCGCCTCCGGCGAAGCATCGGGGGGAGCCCCATCGGCCGCCCTTTGGGAATACGACCCCGCAACCGGGGTAACGAGTAAAATGCTGGAGTTCGAGCCGGAACTCGCCCGGAAAAGTCCCGAAGGGGTCTGCCGCCTGCCCGAGCAAGCCGGTGGCCGACTGCTCGTCGTGCTGGATGGTGAGGGAAGCGAGTCGGGTGCGGAGTTCATAGAAATCGAAGACTAA
- a CDS encoding GAF domain-containing protein — MPVCELVILKAAGDVERYTIPEGGIRVGRGEDNGITLSSKHASRYHARFWVEDGILRFEDLGSRNGVEVNGVRREDGALADGDRIIIGGQEIRVEIAAESGFGRAAITREQAAALRESIIREAGDERLMVLYRAANLLGEVFDLDELLDKILRLIFQALPVRRGYILTLGGVDKRPEIRAALSQGGAEEGPPLSHTLIQHVFDNAEAILTNDARSDSRFGRAESIMGHDIHAAMCAPLHGRSAVAGVIYVDVGNTSTPLGESDLELLSAVAQVVGVAVENARLYQENMERERLAAIGMATAGLGHCIKNILTGIRGGAQFINMAIEKQDFKYMDRGWPILRGAMDRIDRLVMNMLVFSKDRRPDRARTDINVIVRDVLALFEERARKYKVGLSFEPDPVGIANVDAQGIYRVVLNLVVNAVEACEHNEGAVSVTCVCTDQGCTIRIADTGIGIPEEIVPHLSQAFISSKGSGGTGLGLACSYKIVREHGGDIQVKSQPGSGTVLTVYIPEQQRITQQLHRATAGKKT, encoded by the coding sequence ATGCCCGTCTGCGAACTCGTCATTCTCAAAGCGGCGGGGGATGTGGAACGCTATACGATTCCCGAGGGCGGTATACGCGTGGGGCGGGGCGAGGATAATGGAATCACGCTGAGTTCGAAGCATGCATCCCGCTACCATGCGCGGTTCTGGGTTGAGGACGGCATCCTGCGCTTCGAAGATCTCGGCTCGCGAAACGGCGTCGAAGTGAACGGCGTGCGCAGGGAAGATGGCGCCCTCGCCGACGGGGACCGGATCATCATCGGCGGGCAGGAGATCCGGGTGGAGATCGCGGCCGAGTCGGGCTTTGGGCGCGCCGCCATAACCCGCGAACAGGCCGCCGCCCTTCGAGAGTCCATCATTCGGGAGGCGGGCGACGAACGCCTCATGGTGCTCTATCGCGCGGCCAACTTACTTGGAGAGGTATTTGACCTCGACGAATTGCTGGACAAAATCCTGCGACTGATTTTCCAGGCGCTGCCCGTGAGGCGCGGTTATATTCTCACCCTGGGCGGGGTGGACAAGCGGCCGGAGATTCGCGCCGCACTGTCCCAGGGCGGTGCCGAAGAGGGCCCCCCACTGAGCCACACCTTGATCCAGCATGTTTTTGACAATGCCGAAGCCATACTCACCAATGACGCCCGGTCAGACAGTCGCTTCGGGCGTGCCGAGAGCATCATGGGCCACGATATCCACGCCGCCATGTGCGCCCCTCTCCACGGGCGAAGCGCCGTTGCCGGTGTGATCTATGTGGACGTGGGCAATACGAGTACTCCCCTGGGAGAATCCGACTTGGAGCTCCTCTCCGCCGTCGCCCAGGTGGTGGGCGTTGCGGTGGAAAACGCCCGGCTCTATCAGGAGAATATGGAGCGGGAACGGCTCGCCGCCATCGGCATGGCGACCGCCGGGCTGGGGCACTGCATCAAGAACATTCTTACGGGGATTCGCGGTGGCGCCCAGTTCATCAATATGGCTATCGAGAAGCAGGATTTCAAATACATGGACCGGGGCTGGCCTATTCTTCGGGGCGCCATGGACCGCATCGACCGGCTCGTGATGAACATGCTCGTATTCTCCAAGGATCGACGTCCCGACCGTGCGCGGACGGACATTAACGTAATCGTCCGCGACGTGCTGGCCCTCTTTGAAGAGCGGGCGAGAAAGTACAAAGTCGGCCTGAGTTTTGAGCCCGACCCCGTGGGTATAGCGAATGTTGACGCTCAGGGCATCTACCGGGTGGTGCTCAATCTCGTGGTTAACGCCGTGGAGGCATGCGAGCACAACGAAGGCGCCGTTTCCGTAACCTGCGTCTGCACGGACCAGGGATGTACCATACGGATCGCCGACACGGGCATAGGGATTCCCGAGGAGATCGTGCCTCACCTCTCCCAGGCCTTCATCAGTAGCAAGGGCAGCGGAGGAACAGGTCTCGGCCTCGCCTGCAGCTATAAAATTGTCCGGGAGCACGGCGGCGATATCCAGGTGAAGAGCCAGCCCGGATCGGGTACCGTGCTGACGGTCTATATCCCCGAACAGCAACGAATCACCCAGCAGCTCCACAGGGCCACGGCCGGGAAAAAAACATGA
- a CDS encoding response regulator codes for MALPKRVLIVDDDESVRLFVAGVMEAEGWESIEALNGQQAIDRAEAEKPDLIVLDVNMPVMDGFTAFRMLRESPFTETIPIIMLTAVNEEEGTAYNVDRMEEEFGVKGPEGFVDKPVDPVFLLQSVLGVIG; via the coding sequence ATGGCATTGCCGAAACGTGTTCTGATTGTGGACGATGACGAAAGCGTACGCCTTTTTGTCGCCGGCGTCATGGAGGCGGAGGGGTGGGAGAGCATAGAAGCCCTCAATGGTCAGCAGGCCATTGACCGCGCCGAGGCGGAGAAACCGGACCTCATTGTACTCGATGTGAACATGCCGGTCATGGACGGATTCACCGCCTTCAGAATGCTCCGCGAATCCCCTTTTACCGAAACGATACCCATCATCATGCTCACGGCGGTCAACGAGGAAGAGGGGACGGCCTACAATGTAGATCGGATGGAAGAGGAATTCGGCGTCAAGGGTCCCGAGGGCTTTGTGGACAAGCCCGTCGATCCCGTGTTTCTGCTTCAAAGTGTCCTGGGGGTGATCGGCTGA
- a CDS encoding HEAT repeat domain-containing protein → MVKRACLLASILLLSLPLLAEQLKPVPPSEAAATLHVPDDVEVQLVASEPQVEDPVALAFDPAGNLYVVENRGYPSDEALNGRVALLKDTDGDGYYETRTTFAEGFSFPNGVMPWKGGILLTSAPTIYFLKDTNGDNVADVREDFLTGFTLGGSTQLYVSHPTLGLDNWLYFTNGLSGGEVIDPANPGAPVKMGSNDLRFNPITRAIEATSGQAQFGQTFDNYGHRFVCTNRKHISQVVIQHADLERNPYAGLHEVEDQIAGLGSETRLYALTEATTTAYSHAGTFTAACGLVIYRGTALPEPYRENGFTCDPTSNIVHRTVLTDNGPAWKGHRGEEGKEFLASTDNWFRPVFLANGPDGALYLCDMYRKTIEHPQYLPKDVAAITDFQSGRNMGRIYRITAKGAAPAPRSFTADTEQVAAVAKNLEAPDAWQRDTAHRLFLTELRDAPDAAAVLEATLDSSPVALARLHALGLLSGLNALKEESLLKSLGDPDRNVREHALRLARPLAVDSPALREAVLKSAGDADARVRFQAALALGDWGTPDTVEPLLHIAAMGASDSWIRASVLSGISAQLPAFATAFVALDSPDAEARLPWMEPLARMMAQSQPAEATTTFLAQLLGPALDDEPLLRAIAVAGVAEGIRRNSAYDGTVPALSHVATLTAGNPAGVSALAALLEGSQILATDTGAPIDARLRAIGLLGYASFDQAGDRLAGLLHPRETQEIHQAAVQALSMMSDPRVGERLADGDAWGLYTTPIRKAALDALLSRPERTAVFISALESGAIPPWSIDPVSRNQLSNHRDADLQARAKAVFSTIQTTDRNAVYEDFKSVLAMTPNAIAGREVFKNNCARCHRFGEDGYDVGPDLTGIRSQPRESILLHIIKPNIEVLPGFENFVVETTDLETYSGIIVAENESSVTIRGALGVENTVNRENIDRMSSASLSLMPEELEKVMTRQEMRDLIGFLKGE, encoded by the coding sequence ATGGTTAAGCGTGCTTGTTTGCTTGCGTCCATACTCCTGCTCTCCCTTCCCCTGCTCGCGGAGCAATTGAAACCTGTTCCGCCGAGTGAGGCTGCAGCCACGCTCCACGTACCCGACGATGTGGAAGTGCAGCTCGTCGCTTCCGAACCCCAGGTGGAAGATCCCGTCGCGCTCGCCTTCGACCCGGCGGGCAATCTGTATGTGGTCGAGAATCGCGGCTATCCGAGCGATGAGGCGCTGAATGGGCGGGTAGCCCTATTGAAAGATACCGACGGCGACGGCTACTACGAGACCCGCACAACCTTTGCCGAGGGCTTTTCTTTTCCGAACGGTGTCATGCCCTGGAAGGGCGGCATACTGCTCACCAGCGCACCCACCATCTACTTCCTCAAGGACACGAACGGCGACAATGTGGCCGATGTGCGCGAAGATTTCCTCACGGGTTTCACCCTTGGCGGCTCGACGCAGCTCTATGTGAGCCATCCGACCCTTGGGCTTGATAATTGGCTTTACTTCACCAACGGCTTGAGCGGGGGAGAGGTCATCGATCCCGCCAACCCCGGCGCTCCCGTGAAGATGGGTTCCAACGATCTGCGATTCAACCCGATCACGCGCGCCATCGAGGCCACTTCGGGACAGGCCCAGTTTGGTCAGACCTTTGACAACTACGGACACCGATTCGTTTGTACCAACCGGAAGCATATTTCCCAGGTGGTTATCCAGCACGCCGACCTCGAGCGAAATCCATACGCCGGCCTCCACGAGGTGGAAGATCAGATTGCCGGTCTGGGCAGTGAAACGCGCCTCTACGCGCTGACGGAGGCCACGACCACGGCCTACTCCCATGCGGGTACTTTCACCGCGGCCTGCGGTCTCGTGATCTACCGGGGCACCGCGCTCCCGGAGCCCTACCGCGAAAACGGCTTCACCTGTGACCCCACGAGCAACATCGTCCATCGTACCGTGCTCACCGACAACGGCCCCGCATGGAAGGGACATCGCGGGGAAGAGGGCAAAGAGTTTCTTGCCAGCACGGACAACTGGTTTCGTCCTGTGTTTCTGGCCAACGGCCCGGACGGCGCCCTGTACCTCTGCGATATGTACCGCAAAACCATTGAACACCCCCAGTACCTACCGAAAGACGTGGCCGCCATCACCGATTTTCAGAGCGGACGCAATATGGGCCGCATCTATCGCATCACCGCCAAAGGCGCGGCCCCGGCCCCGCGCAGCTTCACCGCGGATACCGAGCAGGTGGCCGCAGTGGCGAAAAACCTGGAAGCACCCGATGCCTGGCAGCGTGATACCGCCCATCGACTTTTCTTGACCGAGTTGCGTGACGCCCCGGATGCCGCTGCGGTGCTGGAAGCTACCCTGGATAGCAGTCCGGTCGCTTTGGCCCGACTCCATGCACTGGGTCTCCTCTCAGGGCTGAACGCGCTCAAGGAGGAATCCCTACTGAAATCATTAGGCGATCCGGACCGAAATGTCCGCGAACATGCCCTTCGCCTCGCCCGCCCGCTGGCGGTGGATTCGCCCGCTCTGCGGGAGGCTGTTCTGAAGTCCGCCGGAGATGCGGATGCCCGTGTCCGCTTCCAGGCGGCCCTGGCCCTGGGAGACTGGGGCACGCCGGATACCGTCGAGCCGTTGCTTCACATTGCAGCCATGGGTGCGAGCGATTCCTGGATTCGCGCCTCTGTCCTCAGCGGAATTTCCGCCCAGTTACCGGCTTTCGCCACCGCCTTTGTTGCCCTGGACTCTCCCGACGCGGAAGCGCGCCTTCCCTGGATGGAACCCCTCGCAAGGATGATGGCCCAGAGCCAGCCTGCCGAAGCCACCACGACATTCCTGGCTCAGTTGCTGGGCCCCGCCCTGGATGACGAGCCCCTTCTGCGCGCGATTGCGGTTGCCGGGGTCGCCGAAGGAATCCGAAGAAATTCTGCCTATGATGGAACTGTGCCCGCACTCAGTCATGTCGCCACCCTGACCGCCGGTAATCCTGCGGGCGTTAGCGCGCTCGCCGCCCTGTTGGAGGGCAGTCAAATTCTCGCCACGGACACCGGGGCGCCGATTGATGCACGCCTTCGAGCCATCGGGCTGCTGGGCTACGCGAGCTTTGATCAAGCCGGCGACCGCCTGGCGGGCCTGCTGCACCCCCGGGAAACCCAGGAAATACACCAGGCCGCCGTGCAGGCCCTCAGCATGATGTCCGATCCTCGCGTGGGCGAACGCCTGGCCGACGGCGACGCCTGGGGGCTGTATACAACCCCCATCCGCAAGGCGGCCCTCGACGCGCTTCTTTCCCGGCCCGAGCGCACCGCCGTGTTTATCTCGGCCCTGGAGTCGGGGGCCATACCTCCGTGGTCCATTGACCCCGTCAGCCGAAATCAGCTTTCCAACCATCGCGACGCCGATCTGCAGGCCCGCGCCAAGGCCGTCTTCAGCACCATCCAGACGACCGACCGCAACGCGGTCTACGAAGACTTCAAATCGGTCCTCGCCATGACACCCAACGCGATCGCAGGGCGTGAGGTATTCAAGAATAACTGTGCGCGGTGCCACCGTTTCGGTGAAGACGGCTACGACGTCGGGCCCGACCTTACCGGTATCCGGAGCCAGCCCCGTGAGTCCATCCTGCTCCACATTATCAAGCCCAACATCGAAGTACTGCCCGGCTTTGAGAACTTCGTGGTGGAAACCACGGATCTGGAGACCTACTCCGGAATCATCGTGGCGGAGAACGAAAGCAGCGTCACCATCCGGGGCGCCCTTGGCGTGGAGAATACGGTCAATCGGGAAAACATCGACCGCATGTCCTCCGCCAGCCTCTCCCTCATGCCGGAAGAACTCGAAAAGGTCATGACCCGGCAGGAAATGCGGGATTTGATCGGCTTTCTCAAGGGCGAGTGA
- a CDS encoding glycosyltransferase family 39 protein, protein MEASLVALLLFAGLLERIWHIQDEYVWYDEHLLYHNLLGERPLGEFFVELRRTDPPITPVYFAVQYYWTKLAGVGVLQLRVPSVLCSLAAAALLYALVRRMFGVSAALFALLLACLSNLHVYYGQEIRVYAFLLLLATTSMYGFHRAWHGGGKRWHMLHYGASALMLLTHLFAPFLLVAQGVYLLALQGKRPWRVAPWALGHLPAVLLLGWWITTIDHQALDDATITDRGGEFIRIFIRCITWDGAWLPHAVFQGEIGLIVTLLALAGLGGWAWRHRGEPVREAWEATPWQNFLLLACWLIIPPLCLLLLSAARDTVFNTRYMLFCSFALFGIFGAALSIIRPPRLRVAAVSASVTLVLWHSLSEVRPFRPNDYELAAWITENKAPADRAMYSPPWMGLVVVPKFFPQLNLESGHVDIVPPWVEVKPGETLWVIYSRPGWTSELPTHEATLRARGLQFERVRVTDISHTFVYTSLCLYRLDPCFTVLYRVWRAPDQPSDTPS, encoded by the coding sequence ATGGAAGCTTCCCTCGTGGCGCTCCTGCTTTTCGCGGGCCTCCTCGAGCGCATCTGGCATATCCAGGACGAGTACGTGTGGTATGACGAGCATCTCCTCTACCATAACCTTCTCGGCGAGCGCCCCCTGGGCGAATTCTTTGTAGAACTACGCCGCACAGACCCGCCCATTACCCCGGTGTACTTCGCCGTGCAGTATTACTGGACGAAACTCGCCGGTGTGGGCGTGCTGCAACTTCGCGTACCGTCAGTATTGTGCAGTCTGGCGGCGGCGGCACTGCTCTATGCCCTGGTGCGACGCATGTTCGGGGTCTCTGCGGCCCTGTTCGCCCTCTTACTCGCGTGCCTGTCGAACCTCCACGTCTACTATGGGCAGGAGATACGCGTTTATGCTTTTCTCCTCCTGCTGGCGACAACGTCCATGTATGGCTTCCATCGGGCGTGGCATGGCGGCGGAAAGCGCTGGCATATGCTGCACTATGGCGCCTCGGCGCTCATGCTGCTCACCCATTTGTTTGCGCCTTTTCTCCTCGTGGCGCAGGGGGTGTATCTGCTGGCGCTACAGGGGAAGCGTCCGTGGCGCGTGGCCCCGTGGGCCCTTGGGCATCTGCCCGCTGTGCTCCTGCTGGGGTGGTGGATTACAACGATCGACCATCAGGCGCTGGACGACGCCACCATAACGGATCGCGGGGGCGAGTTTATCCGCATTTTCATCCGCTGCATCACCTGGGACGGGGCCTGGCTCCCCCATGCTGTTTTTCAGGGAGAGATCGGACTGATTGTGACGTTGCTGGCCCTTGCGGGTCTTGGCGGATGGGCCTGGCGGCATCGTGGCGAACCGGTGCGCGAAGCGTGGGAGGCCACGCCCTGGCAGAATTTCCTGCTGCTGGCCTGTTGGCTCATTATCCCGCCCTTGTGCCTTCTGCTGCTTTCCGCCGCACGGGACACGGTTTTCAACACGCGCTATATGCTCTTTTGCTCCTTTGCTCTTTTTGGCATCTTTGGCGCGGCACTCTCCATCATCCGCCCTCCACGGCTGCGTGTTGCGGCGGTGTCGGCGAGTGTCACGTTGGTGCTCTGGCATAGCCTGAGCGAGGTCCGCCCCTTTCGCCCGAACGACTACGAACTGGCTGCGTGGATAACGGAGAACAAGGCGCCCGCCGATCGCGCCATGTATTCCCCGCCGTGGATGGGACTGGTCGTGGTGCCGAAGTTCTTTCCGCAATTGAATCTGGAATCCGGCCATGTGGACATCGTGCCGCCTTGGGTGGAGGTGAAGCCCGGCGAGACCCTCTGGGTGATCTACAGCCGACCCGGCTGGACTTCAGAACTACCAACACACGAAGCAACCCTGCGGGCGCGGGGACTCCAGTTTGAGCGCGTTCGCGTGACGGATATCTCACACACCTTCGTCTATACGTCCCTGTGCCTCTACCGCCTCGACCCCTGCTTTACCGTGCTCTATCGCGTCTGGCGCGCGCCGGATCAACCCAGCGACACGCCGTCGTGA